A stretch of Lactuca sativa cultivar Salinas chromosome 6, Lsat_Salinas_v11, whole genome shotgun sequence DNA encodes these proteins:
- the LOC111905356 gene encoding thioredoxin-like 1-1, chloroplastic — translation MAKIISNDYMFSTCNHGLLCNKLDKSSPVMIKMPASSSKSATSLTFRSSADGDFFGRKVALGGGQQRRVFTQAAAASDVKMSLSIGKSLRWWEKGLQPNMKEITGAEDLVESLLLAGDKLVVVDFFSPGCGGCKALHPKICQLAEMNPDVQFLQVNYEDHKSMCYSLNVHVLPFFRFYRGAEGRVCSFSCTNATIKKFKDALAKHKPDRCGLAPAKGLEEKELVALGANRDLSFVYTPKEVIPTVSVPVPVSPVSVSGSLSEPSLPLPLPLPRPLKSTLEKKDESKDKTLVSYGR, via the exons ATGGCTAAGATTATAAGTAACGATTATATGTTTTCTACCTGTAACCATGGTTTACTTTGCAATAAACTGGACAAATCGTCTCCTGTAATGATAAAGATGCCGGCGTCTTCTTCAAAATCGGCAACATCTTTGACTTTCCGATCATCGGCAGACGGTGATTTCTTTGGTCGGAAGGTGGCTTTAGGCGGTGGTCAACAAAGAAGGGTCTTTACCCAAGCGGCTGCTGCATCTGATGTTAAG ATGAGTTTAAGCATCGGGAAATCTTTAAGATGGTGGGAGAAAGGTCTTCAACCAAACATGAAGGAAATAACAGGCGCAGAAGATCTTGTTGAATCTCTTCTGCTTGCAGGCGATAAACTTGTTGTCGTTGATTTCTTTTCACCTGGTTGTGGTGGATGCAAAGCTCTTCATCCAAAG ATATGTCAGTTAGCAGAGATGAATCCAGACGTACAATTCCTTCAAGTGAACTATGAAGATCATAAATCCATGTGTTATAGCCTTAACGTTCATGTTCTTCCATTCTTTCGATTTTACAGAGGGGCTGAAGGTCGTGTTTGTAGCTTCAGCTGTACAAATGCCACG ATCAAGAAATTTAAAGATGCATTAGCAAAACACAAACCCGATCGATGCGGTTTAGCTCCTGCAAAAGGTCTGGAAGAGAAAGAACTTGTTGCACTTGGTGCAAACCGGGACCTTTCTTTTGTGTACACTCCAAAAGAGGTCATACCAACAGTATCAGTACCAGTACCAGTATCACCAGTATCAGTATCTGGGTCGTTGTCAGAACCGAGTCTACCACTTCCA
- the LOC111905357 gene encoding U11/U12 small nuclear ribonucleoprotein 65 kDa protein: MANVPPFQPLPNNPQGIYNYAFQNMGEVSTKPPEKETSTTLLIRHLPEAIPHDTLTRLFSHYGASSVRPCTTGRMRNCAFVDFNNEGLATQAQRQLNGLRFLGKVLSVERATTSPHDTKTQQNKPKLGNNAMSAKDEADVAKDLKQESVTKSTSAFEPIAEKLGVEYPFPPHLEYAYPPPDGNILTNILNALIAVPRFYTQVLHLMNKMNIPAPFRAALPTPPLPPTHPSPPPPPPVVAHLSSGESELESSDEENVGGRRKRIKRESIVGPAVDKDVAHEAVGLRAATLVPKEIPLIKKKNPVLQIKITPKQTQTEQIDDGITEDVEEVENENLSSNSFASVEDLEHGKLPPEEILSLPMFKNYNAGNPAPVLYIKNLSKDVVVDDFYFVFGSFFGSIETAKTNLSVKLMQEGRMRGQAFVTFPSIDIAHRALNLVNGFVFKSKPMIIQFGRNTSASKT, from the exons ATGGCAAATGTTCCACCTTTTCAACCACTACCTAATAATCCTCAAGGGATATACAATTATGCATTTCAAAACATGGGCGAAGTTTCAACAAAACCACCAGAAAAAGAAACATCTACTACACTCTTGATACGTCATCTTCCTGAAGCTATTCCCCATGATACCCTCACCCGTCTTTTTTCCCATTATGGTGCTTCTTCTGTTCGTCCATGCACTACTGGAAG GATGAGGAACTGTGCATTTGTTGATTTCAATAATGAAGGTTTAGCCACTCAAGCACAACGCCAATTAAATGG GTTACGTTTTCTTGGTAAAGTCTTGTCAGTTGAGAGAGCTACAACATCACCACATGATACTAAAACTCAGCAAAACAAACCAAAGTTAGGGAACAACGCCATGTCAGCAAAGGATGAAGCTGATGTGGCCAAAGATTTGAAGCAAGAATCAGTGACCAAGTCCACGTCAGCATTTGAACCTATTGCTGAAAAACTTGGTGTGGAGTACCCTTTTCCTCCTCACCTTGA ATATGCATACCCTCCACCAGATGGGAATATCCTGACCAACATTTTAAATGCTCTCATTGCTGTTCCTCGCTTCTACACACAG GTGTTGCATTTGATGAACAAAATGAATATTCCAGCCCCATTTCGTGCAGCACTACCCACCCCACCCCTACCCCCTACCCACCCATCCCCACCCCCACCCCCTCCTGTAGTTGCACATCTCTCAAGTGGTGAATCAGAATTGGAGTCTTCAGATGAG gAAAATGTTGGAGGTAGGAGAAAGCGTATAAAACGGGAATCCATTGTGGGTCCCGCTGTTGACAAGGATGTAGCACATGAAGCTGTTGGATTGAGAGCTGCAACTTTAGTTCCTAAAGAGATTCCATTGATAAAAAAGAAGAATCCTGTGTTGCAG ATTAAAATTACTCCTAAACAAACTCAAACTGAACAAATAGATGATGGAATAACAGAAGATGTAGAGGAGGTGGAGAATGAGAATTTAAGTAGTAATTCTTTTGCTAGTGTTGAAGATTTAGAGCATGGAAAATTACCCCCTGAAGAAATTTTATCACTTCCAATGTTTAAG AATTATAATGCTGGAAATCCTGCTCCTGTGTTGTACATAAAAAACTTGTCAAAAGATGTGGTTGTAGATGACTTCTATTTTGTCTTTG GTTCATTCTTTGGAAGCATTGAAACAGCTAAAACAAATCTTTCTGTGAAGTTAATGCAG GAGGGAAGAATGAGGGGTCAAGCATTTGTAACATTCCCATCAATTGACATTGCTCATCGTGCTCTT AATTTAGTAAATGGATTTGTGTTTAAAAGCAAGCCAATGATCATTCAGTTTGGCCGGAATACTTCAGCTAGCAAAACATAA